A DNA window from Actinokineospora baliensis contains the following coding sequences:
- a CDS encoding DUF6917 domain-containing protein: MIEDGSKRTVSGVLVKVLVHRREDRGMRLEEFASRCVRQGEVHELVTTDHGVGDGSIDRVGFLGFAEIRSGGVIDRGDEVRIGGQVVGTVLGFDACHFPNHYNILISREAPVTGEQIALSPESTVQFVQSAP, encoded by the coding sequence ATGATCGAGGACGGCAGCAAGCGGACCGTGTCCGGGGTGCTGGTGAAGGTGCTGGTGCACCGGCGCGAGGACCGCGGGATGCGGCTGGAGGAGTTCGCCAGCCGCTGCGTGCGGCAGGGGGAGGTGCACGAGCTGGTCACCACCGACCACGGCGTCGGCGACGGCAGCATCGACCGGGTCGGCTTCCTCGGGTTCGCCGAGATCCGCAGCGGCGGGGTGATCGACCGGGGGGACGAGGTGCGGATCGGGGGCCAGGTGGTCGGCACCGTGCTCGGGTTCGACGCCTGCCACTTCCCCAACCACTACAACATCCTGATCAGCCGGGAGGCGCCGGTGACCGGGGAGCAGATCGCGCTCTCGCCGGAGTCGACCGTCCAATTCGTCCAGTCCGCCCCGTGA
- a CDS encoding Gfo/Idh/MocA family protein, translating into MRIGVIGLGVISRYYLAALGEGGPLRLAAVCDVRPEALAPYRDEVPCWRDHRDMIAAGGLDGVVVTVPNDQHAPVCADLLDAGLPVCVEKPLATRLRDGLALADLAATRGAVLFTSFHRRYNARVRALLDNLPRGVPVESVRVRYLERIEDHVGDDRWYLDPTRCGGGCVADNGPNAFDLARMFLGDLTVSDVDITRDSIGVDRAAVVELTAGSGATATVELDWDHQGETKDVEVRLADGAVHHADMLAGFAGFKQSLWHEYGGVLRAFTLAIHTGGADRDGLAALALVDAAYRAEQWSRPALIGETT; encoded by the coding sequence ATGCGCATCGGTGTGATCGGCCTCGGCGTGATCTCCCGGTACTACCTGGCCGCGCTCGGCGAGGGCGGTCCGCTGCGCTTGGCGGCGGTGTGCGACGTGCGCCCGGAAGCGCTGGCGCCCTACCGCGACGAGGTCCCGTGCTGGCGCGACCACCGGGACATGATCGCCGCGGGTGGCCTCGACGGGGTCGTGGTGACCGTGCCCAACGACCAGCACGCGCCGGTGTGCGCCGACCTGCTGGACGCCGGTTTGCCGGTGTGCGTGGAGAAACCCCTGGCCACCCGCCTGCGCGACGGCCTCGCGCTCGCCGACCTGGCGGCCACCAGGGGCGCGGTGCTGTTCACCTCGTTCCACCGCCGCTACAACGCCCGGGTCCGCGCCCTCCTGGACAACCTCCCCCGCGGCGTTCCGGTGGAGTCCGTGCGGGTCCGCTACCTGGAGCGCATCGAGGACCACGTCGGCGACGACCGCTGGTACCTGGACCCGACCCGGTGCGGCGGTGGGTGCGTGGCGGACAACGGCCCCAACGCCTTCGACCTGGCCAGGATGTTCCTCGGCGATCTCACGGTGTCTGATGTGGACATAACGAGGGACTCGATTGGCGTCGACCGCGCCGCGGTGGTCGAGCTGACCGCCGGGTCCGGCGCCACGGCCACCGTCGAACTCGACTGGGACCACCAGGGCGAGACCAAGGACGTCGAGGTCCGCCTGGCCGACGGAGCGGTGCACCACGCCGACATGTTGGCCGGGTTCGCCGGGTTCAAGCAGTCCCTGTGGCACGAGTACGGCGGGGTCCTGCGGGCTTTCACGCTGGCCATCCACACCGGTGGCGCCGACCGCGACGGCCTGGCCGCGCTCGCGCTGGTCGACGCCGCCTACCGGGCCGAGCAGTGGTCGCGGCCCGCACTCATCGGGGAGACGACATGA
- a CDS encoding Ldh family oxidoreductase, whose translation MTELAPAPTSLPGARSASRQTAGTVRVDHDDLLRFTAEVFTAHGIPPERAKAAATALCHGDITGTTSHGLVNLTRIYLPLLTSGRARADAEPRVLADRGATVLLDGQGALGLWLAGEAMDLAVRRAAEYGIGLVSVRGGTHFGCAGPHALRAVEHDMVGVVASNCGHQRIARPPGGRVPMLGTNPLSVAAPAGENPPFLLDMSTTTVPTGKVRAAARAGDEVPEGWLADDAGAAVTDPTRFDGGEAHLTWLGGSGSAQYKGFGLALMVEVLAALVPGAGLGPSQAALAVDGAPDDNIGYLVLAIAPAALRQPGIYQREAGSLFGALLACPPVEPGGEVSYPGVPESRQAERSRRDGVPLGDGLFTELSALAGRLGVAPPAVC comes from the coding sequence ATGACCGAGCTGGCCCCCGCCCCCACCAGCCTCCCCGGAGCTCGATCCGCCTCCCGCCAGACCGCTGGGACGGTCCGCGTTGATCACGACGACCTGCTCCGGTTCACCGCCGAGGTCTTCACCGCGCACGGGATCCCGCCGGAGCGGGCAAAGGCCGCCGCGACCGCGCTGTGCCACGGCGACATCACCGGTACGACCTCCCACGGCCTGGTGAACCTGACCCGGATCTACCTGCCGCTGCTGACCTCTGGCCGCGCTCGAGCCGATGCCGAGCCGAGGGTGCTGGCGGACCGGGGTGCCACGGTCCTGCTCGACGGGCAGGGCGCGCTCGGGTTGTGGCTGGCCGGTGAGGCGATGGACCTGGCTGTGCGCCGGGCGGCGGAGTACGGGATCGGGCTGGTGTCGGTGCGTGGTGGCACGCACTTCGGTTGCGCGGGCCCACATGCGTTGCGGGCGGTGGAGCACGACATGGTCGGTGTGGTCGCTTCGAACTGCGGGCACCAGCGGATTGCGCGCCCGCCGGGTGGGCGGGTGCCGATGCTGGGCACGAACCCGCTCAGCGTGGCCGCGCCCGCTGGGGAGAACCCGCCGTTCCTCCTGGACATGAGCACGACGACGGTCCCCACGGGCAAGGTGCGGGCGGCCGCGCGCGCCGGGGACGAGGTCCCCGAGGGCTGGCTGGCCGACGACGCGGGGGCGGCGGTGACCGACCCGACCAGGTTCGACGGCGGCGAGGCGCACCTGACCTGGCTCGGCGGCTCGGGATCGGCGCAGTACAAGGGGTTCGGGTTGGCGCTGATGGTCGAGGTGCTGGCCGCGCTGGTGCCGGGCGCGGGGTTGGGGCCGTCGCAGGCGGCGCTGGCGGTCGACGGGGCGCCGGACGACAACATCGGTTACCTCGTGCTGGCCATCGCCCCGGCCGCGCTGCGCCAACCGGGGATCTACCAGCGTGAAGCCGGATCCCTGTTCGGGGCGCTGCTGGCCTGCCCGCCGGTGGAGCCGGGCGGCGAGGTGTCGTATCCGGGGGTGCCTGAGTCGCGGCAGGCGGAGCGGTCCCGCCGCGACGGGGTTCCGCTGGGGGACGGGCTGTTCACCGAGCTGTCCGCGCTGGCCGGGCGGCTGGGTGTGGCACCGCCGGCGGTGTGCTGA
- a CDS encoding M20/M25/M40 family metallo-hydrolase — protein MTAFTDADAALLLRLINLPTAGPLEGVEPGLLWEAQYLYADAARDFVVEHHAPAEMSELDLPGVPEVVRAAAQSPSFLAGQPNLVLRFGPRDAPTVMFNVHLDTVAGHEPSRYDGTAIHGRGAVDAKGPAVALLAGVREARRLDPRVGTEIGVLIQAVSGEEGGAMGTFGTRPLVRAGYYGALNIFCEPTGGRYLPRSTASATARVRVTGTGSIDDRPGDGHNATVLLGFLAQHLATRLAGERACIAGLHTGTSHNRVYGTGDLLVNLAYADGGAALTEALDLAVADGIARFGETFAQVPELARTAADAHRVTTVDWLKRGLPALSGANPWVDAVMAAAGVPEWPPSEPAFTCDAIWMAGVPGAATAVLGPGDLAANNAHAEGEFVAIADLAAFADQVSRVLCAFADSPRTTPSTAPPTRTARR, from the coding sequence GTGACCGCGTTCACCGACGCCGACGCGGCCCTGCTGCTGCGGCTGATCAACCTGCCGACGGCGGGTCCGCTGGAGGGCGTCGAACCCGGACTGCTGTGGGAGGCGCAGTACCTCTACGCCGACGCCGCCCGCGACTTCGTGGTCGAGCACCACGCCCCGGCGGAGATGTCCGAATTGGACCTCCCGGGTGTTCCCGAGGTGGTCCGCGCCGCTGCCCAGTCCCCGAGTTTCCTCGCTGGGCAGCCGAACCTGGTGCTCCGGTTCGGTCCGCGCGACGCCCCGACCGTCATGTTCAACGTGCACCTGGACACCGTCGCCGGGCACGAGCCCAGCCGCTACGACGGGACCGCCATCCACGGCCGGGGCGCGGTGGACGCGAAAGGGCCCGCCGTGGCGCTGCTGGCCGGGGTCCGCGAGGCCCGACGGCTGGATCCCCGGGTGGGCACCGAGATCGGCGTGCTCATCCAGGCCGTGTCCGGCGAAGAGGGCGGCGCGATGGGCACCTTCGGCACCCGCCCACTGGTCAGGGCCGGGTACTACGGCGCGTTGAACATCTTCTGCGAACCCACCGGCGGCCGGTACCTACCCAGGTCCACGGCATCGGCGACCGCGCGAGTGCGGGTCACCGGAACCGGCTCGATCGACGACCGCCCCGGCGACGGCCACAACGCGACGGTGCTGCTCGGGTTCCTGGCGCAGCACCTGGCCACGCGGCTGGCGGGCGAGCGGGCGTGCATCGCCGGACTGCACACCGGAACCAGCCACAACCGCGTCTACGGAACCGGCGATCTCCTGGTCAACCTCGCCTACGCCGATGGCGGTGCGGCGCTGACCGAGGCGCTGGACCTGGCCGTCGCCGACGGGATCGCCCGGTTCGGCGAGACCTTCGCCCAGGTCCCGGAGCTGGCCAGAACCGCGGCTGACGCCCACCGGGTGACCACAGTGGACTGGCTCAAACGGGGCCTGCCCGCGCTCTCCGGTGCGAATCCGTGGGTGGACGCGGTCATGGCCGCCGCGGGTGTGCCCGAGTGGCCGCCCTCCGAGCCCGCCTTCACCTGCGACGCGATCTGGATGGCCGGTGTTCCCGGTGCCGCGACGGCCGTGCTGGGCCCCGGGGACCTGGCCGCCAACAACGCCCACGCCGAGGGGGAGTTCGTCGCCATCGCGGACCTGGCCGCGTTCGCCGACCAGGTTTCCCGAGTGCTGTGCGCCTTCGCCGATTCGCCACGAACCACTCCGTCAACCGCCCCACCGACCAGAACGGCAAGACGATGA
- a CDS encoding sugar phosphate isomerase/epimerase family protein — MTVLAGIGDEAGAGLAEQVAAIAALGWSAIELRTVDGVALAELSEAAFDRVAGTLAELGLRTVCVDSRIGDWSTAITRDFGLDLEELRVLADRCGRLGTRYVRVMSYPNDGLHPDEWEHRALRRMRELAARAEQADLVLLHENCAGWAGSDAMRAVRMLEEADSPALRLLFDTGNGIAYGYPAVDYLRPLVEHIAHVHIKDGVATPNGPEWTLPGEGNADVAGCLAMLTEFGYQGALSIEPHLALRPHERDSGAGTADGFIAAGRALEALLAPASR, encoded by the coding sequence GTGACCGTGCTGGCCGGGATCGGCGACGAGGCCGGGGCGGGCCTCGCCGAGCAGGTGGCGGCGATCGCCGCGCTGGGCTGGTCGGCCATCGAGCTGCGCACCGTGGACGGGGTGGCGCTGGCGGAGCTGAGCGAGGCGGCGTTCGACCGGGTCGCGGGGACGTTGGCGGAGCTGGGGTTGCGCACGGTCTGCGTCGACTCGCGCATCGGCGACTGGTCCACCGCGATCACGCGCGACTTCGGTCTCGACCTGGAGGAGTTGCGGGTACTCGCCGACCGCTGCGGGCGACTGGGCACCCGGTACGTGCGGGTGATGTCCTACCCCAACGACGGCCTGCACCCCGACGAGTGGGAACACCGGGCGCTGCGCCGGATGCGCGAGCTCGCGGCGCGCGCCGAGCAGGCGGACCTGGTGCTGCTGCACGAGAACTGCGCGGGGTGGGCCGGGTCGGACGCCATGCGCGCGGTGCGGATGCTGGAGGAGGCCGACAGCCCGGCGCTGCGGCTGCTGTTCGACACCGGCAACGGCATCGCCTACGGCTACCCCGCCGTGGACTACCTGCGGCCGCTGGTCGAGCACATCGCGCACGTGCACATCAAGGACGGGGTAGCCACCCCTAATGGTCCTGAGTGGACACTTCCTGGCGAGGGCAACGCCGATGTGGCCGGGTGCCTCGCGATGCTCACCGAGTTCGGCTACCAGGGCGCGCTGTCGATCGAGCCGCACCTGGCGCTGCGACCGCACGAGCGCGACAGCGGCGCGGGCACGGCGGACGGGTTCATCGCGGCGGGCCGGGCGCTGGAGGCCCTGCTGGCCCCGGCGAGCCGGTGA
- a CDS encoding oxidoreductase — MLGTLVVGLGRAGAGLHLPVLRKLGHGGGRPFGRPPITVYDPRRRLAEGEAGDLGDVAVAHSLAHAATLLDPERTVVHLCTGPSARLRPLTELADLGFRRFLVEKPLAADEVELREILRLCDHGGLDLLPVTQWRSSELTARIRGVLTGGRLGQLRSIEVTQSKPRFARTLAGDDHPSAFDVEVPHSLAVALLLAGRGEVVGAGCTDMLLGDAVFPALGSAWLRLRHADGVHTDIRADLTSPVRERRITLELDGGTLVGHYPISAADEYAQLSVRTRGGKVDSVFRDDSLAAFLTAAYRHFDGAERIADEPATGAAVVAVLSEAKRQAGLRAPVGAQR, encoded by the coding sequence ATGCTGGGCACGCTCGTGGTCGGGCTCGGCCGGGCAGGCGCAGGCCTGCACCTGCCGGTGTTGCGCAAACTCGGGCACGGCGGCGGCAGGCCGTTCGGCCGCCCGCCGATCACCGTGTACGACCCGAGGCGCAGGCTCGCCGAGGGGGAGGCGGGCGACCTCGGCGACGTCGCCGTCGCGCACTCGCTGGCGCACGCGGCCACCCTGCTGGACCCGGAGCGGACCGTGGTGCACCTGTGCACCGGGCCCAGCGCCCGGCTGCGGCCGCTGACCGAACTGGCCGACCTGGGGTTCCGCCGGTTCCTGGTGGAGAAGCCGCTGGCCGCCGACGAGGTGGAGCTGCGGGAGATCCTGCGGCTGTGCGACCACGGCGGCCTCGACCTGCTGCCGGTCACCCAGTGGCGCAGCAGCGAGTTGACCGCGCGGATCCGGGGCGTGCTCACCGGCGGGCGGTTGGGGCAGCTCAGGTCGATCGAGGTCACCCAGTCCAAGCCGCGCTTCGCCAGGACGCTGGCCGGTGACGACCACCCGAGCGCGTTCGACGTAGAGGTGCCGCACTCGCTCGCGGTGGCGCTGCTGCTCGCCGGTCGGGGCGAGGTCGTCGGCGCGGGCTGCACGGACATGCTGCTCGGCGACGCGGTGTTCCCCGCGCTGGGCAGCGCTTGGCTGCGGCTGCGGCACGCCGACGGGGTGCACACCGACATCCGCGCCGACCTGACCTCGCCGGTGCGCGAGCGGCGGATCACCCTGGAGCTCGACGGCGGGACCCTGGTCGGGCACTACCCGATCAGCGCCGCGGACGAGTACGCGCAACTGTCGGTGCGCACCAGGGGCGGCAAGGTCGACTCGGTCTTCCGCGACGACTCGCTGGCGGCGTTCCTGACCGCCGCCTACCGGCACTTCGACGGGGCGGAGCGGATCGCCGACGAGCCCGCCACCGGCGCCGCCGTCGTGGCGGTGCTGTCGGAGGCCAAGCGGCAGGCCGGGTTGCGCGCGCCGGTGGGGGCGCAGCGGTGA
- a CDS encoding DegT/DnrJ/EryC1/StrS family aminotransferase: MEHAAVVADRGTAAAVPFFTQAASFTALWPSIKDNLEAVLDRGKYSHGPLVGRFEEALAEYLGAGHVVGVNSGTDALVLLLRAAGLQPGDEVVVPAFSFVASASSVVLAGGTPTFADIDPVTYGIDTGTAAVTVATRMVMPVHLFCQLADLGSVVAFAQRHALTVVEDSAEAIGMRWDGTHAGLHGAGGVLSFFPTKTLGALGDAGAVITDDARIAETAAALRHHGRFGHTLDNFPGIATETTLPGLNSKMDDVQAAVLLAKLATLDADIARRAHLAALYSEGLRGCPGVRRLPTVVEREVDTTAVFYVYLVEVDHRDALAAYLAANSVGTETYYPVPLHLQPCFAHLGYRRGQFPHAEAACANAVALPLYPDLTEAQVDRVCSLVRAFYGGGGA, encoded by the coding sequence ATGGAGCACGCCGCGGTAGTCGCGGATCGGGGGACCGCGGCCGCGGTCCCCTTCTTCACCCAGGCGGCGTCGTTCACCGCGCTGTGGCCGTCGATCAAGGACAACCTCGAGGCGGTGCTCGACCGCGGCAAGTACTCGCACGGGCCGCTGGTCGGCCGGTTCGAGGAAGCGCTGGCCGAGTACCTGGGCGCCGGGCACGTGGTCGGGGTCAACTCGGGCACCGACGCACTGGTGCTGCTGCTGCGCGCCGCCGGGCTGCAACCGGGCGACGAGGTGGTGGTGCCCGCGTTCAGCTTCGTGGCCTCAGCCTCGTCGGTGGTACTCGCGGGCGGGACACCGACCTTCGCCGACATCGACCCGGTGACCTACGGCATCGACACCGGCACCGCCGCGGTCACCGTGGCGACCAGGATGGTCATGCCGGTGCACCTGTTCTGCCAGCTCGCCGACCTCGGCTCGGTGGTCGCCTTCGCCCAGCGGCACGCGCTGACGGTGGTGGAGGACAGCGCGGAGGCCATCGGGATGCGCTGGGACGGCACGCACGCGGGCCTGCACGGCGCGGGCGGGGTGCTCTCGTTCTTCCCCACCAAGACCCTCGGCGCGCTGGGCGACGCGGGCGCGGTGATCACCGACGACGCCAGGATCGCCGAGACCGCCGCCGCGCTGCGCCACCACGGCCGGTTCGGGCACACCCTGGACAACTTCCCCGGCATCGCCACCGAGACCACGCTGCCCGGCCTCAACAGCAAGATGGACGACGTCCAGGCCGCTGTCCTGCTCGCGAAGCTGGCCACGCTCGACGCCGACATCGCCCGCCGGGCGCACCTCGCAGCGCTCTACAGCGAGGGCCTGCGCGGGTGCCCCGGTGTCCGCCGCCTGCCGACGGTGGTGGAGCGGGAGGTGGACACGACCGCGGTGTTCTACGTCTACCTGGTCGAGGTCGACCACCGCGACGCGCTCGCTGCGTACCTGGCGGCCAACTCGGTCGGCACCGAGACGTACTACCCGGTGCCGCTGCACCTGCAGCCCTGCTTCGCCCACCTCGGGTACCGCAGGGGCCAGTTCCCGCACGCCGAGGCCGCCTGCGCGAACGCCGTGGCGCTACCCCTCTACCCGGACCTCACCGAGGCCCAGGTGGACCGGGTCTGCTCGCTGGTGCGCGCCTTCTACGGCGGGGGTGGCGCGTGA
- a CDS encoding DegT/DnrJ/EryC1/StrS family aminotransferase has product MTLPFFPPDLFDHDRDVLLETVYRIGTGAGQRFILGDRTAAFEQALRLQLGAADVVACGSGTTALTLVLRAMGVGAGDEVVVPAFGCAPLASSVISVGATPVFADVHPWTMVVEPYEVESAISGRTAAIMPAHMFSVMADMPTMRELAIRHGVRLVEDSAVAQGGELAGLQAGRWGDAGVFSFVQVKTFGSIGEGGAVVTDDAELGRMVRMLRNHGQDGHTRFVHHVVGHNSRFDEVMADFQLHRLPGLAARLRRRAEIADYYTERFAPLVERGVQPPPPGRDGRCFYVYSLLAERRDDLKRHLATRGVGSHVYYPAPLPAQPAFAPYARPGQYWPHAELASARTLALPIYPHLTDAQVEHIADAVCDFPGSPR; this is encoded by the coding sequence GTGACGCTGCCGTTCTTCCCGCCGGACCTGTTCGACCACGACCGGGATGTGCTGCTGGAGACGGTGTACCGGATCGGGACCGGCGCCGGGCAGCGGTTCATCCTGGGCGACCGGACGGCGGCATTCGAGCAGGCGCTGCGGTTGCAGTTGGGCGCGGCGGACGTGGTCGCCTGCGGCAGCGGGACCACGGCGCTGACGCTGGTGCTGCGGGCGATGGGGGTCGGTGCCGGGGACGAGGTGGTGGTGCCCGCGTTCGGGTGCGCGCCGCTGGCGTCGTCGGTGATCTCGGTCGGGGCGACGCCGGTGTTCGCCGACGTGCACCCGTGGACGATGGTCGTGGAGCCCTACGAGGTCGAGTCGGCGATCTCGGGCCGGACCGCGGCGATCATGCCCGCGCACATGTTCTCGGTGATGGCCGACATGCCCACGATGCGCGAGCTGGCGATCCGGCACGGGGTGCGGCTGGTCGAGGACTCCGCGGTGGCCCAGGGCGGTGAGCTCGCCGGTCTGCAGGCTGGCCGCTGGGGCGACGCGGGGGTGTTCTCGTTCGTGCAGGTCAAGACCTTCGGGTCGATCGGCGAGGGCGGCGCGGTGGTCACCGACGACGCGGAGCTGGGCCGGATGGTGCGGATGCTGCGCAACCACGGCCAGGACGGGCACACCCGGTTCGTGCACCACGTGGTCGGCCACAACAGCCGGTTCGACGAGGTGATGGCCGACTTCCAGCTGCACCGGCTGCCCGGTCTCGCCGCGCGGTTGCGCCGTCGCGCCGAGATCGCCGACTACTACACCGAGCGGTTCGCCCCGCTGGTCGAGCGCGGCGTGCAGCCCCCGCCGCCGGGGCGCGACGGGCGCTGCTTCTACGTGTACTCGCTGCTGGCCGAGCGCCGCGACGACCTCAAGCGGCACCTGGCCACCCGCGGTGTCGGCAGCCACGTCTACTACCCGGCCCCGTTGCCCGCCCAGCCCGCGTTCGCGCCCTACGCCCGCCCCGGTCAGTACTGGCCGCACGCGGAACTGGCCAGCGCCCGCACGCTCGCCCTGCCCATCTACCCGCACCTGACCGACGCCCAGGTCGAACACATCGCCGACGCGGTCTGCGACTTCCCCGGGAGTCCCCGATGA
- a CDS encoding UbiA family prenyltransferase, producing the protein MTMPLSQGPLAPAAARVRLGAYARLAKLDVWDYYLALPLAWSLVGFGPSALVPLLVFGLGTVCVVAGSVAFDDVTGYRDGSDAANYGQNAPARKLARKPLLTGELSEAEAIRFGWLAVGAGAALWVLAFAVAPFAPLWTALVAALCLVSAVQYSWGLKISYRGWQEVFLAGFGTGLVLVGAGLTTGGITGFGAVQAVLFGLGPLLFGVYSNTRDADGDAAVGRPTVAAVLSPLGNKAFIAALTVAEVALVVTSAGLGPAPWWFGLAMLPAMGVRVAQLRRGVGLGDLLAARSLGLRAHRTTTATLIAVNLILLVGAGS; encoded by the coding sequence ATGACCATGCCCCTGTCCCAAGGGCCGCTCGCCCCGGCCGCCGCGCGCGTGCGGCTGGGCGCGTACGCCCGGCTCGCCAAGCTCGACGTCTGGGACTACTACCTGGCGCTGCCGCTGGCCTGGTCGCTGGTCGGGTTCGGCCCGTCGGCGCTGGTGCCGCTGCTGGTCTTCGGCCTGGGCACGGTCTGCGTGGTCGCCGGTTCGGTGGCCTTCGACGACGTGACCGGCTACCGCGACGGCAGCGACGCGGCCAACTACGGCCAGAACGCCCCTGCCCGCAAGCTGGCCAGGAAGCCGTTGCTCACCGGGGAGTTGAGCGAGGCGGAGGCCATCCGGTTCGGCTGGCTGGCCGTCGGCGCCGGCGCCGCGCTGTGGGTGCTGGCCTTCGCGGTCGCCCCCTTCGCTCCACTGTGGACCGCTCTGGTCGCCGCGCTGTGCCTGGTGTCCGCCGTCCAGTACTCGTGGGGCCTCAAGATCAGCTACCGCGGCTGGCAGGAGGTGTTCCTCGCGGGCTTCGGCACCGGCCTCGTGCTCGTCGGCGCCGGGTTGACCACCGGCGGGATCACCGGGTTCGGCGCCGTCCAAGCCGTCCTCTTCGGACTGGGTCCGCTGCTGTTCGGCGTGTACTCCAACACCCGCGACGCCGACGGCGACGCCGCGGTGGGTCGACCCACGGTGGCCGCGGTGCTGAGCCCGTTGGGGAACAAGGCGTTCATCGCCGCGCTGACCGTCGCCGAGGTGGCGCTCGTGGTCACCTCGGCCGGGCTCGGCCCGGCGCCGTGGTGGTTCGGGCTGGCCATGCTGCCCGCCATGGGCGTGCGGGTCGCGCAGTTGCGCCGCGGCGTCGGCCTCGGCGACCTGCTCGCCGCCCGGTCGCTCGGCCTGCGCGCCCACCGCACCACCACCGCGACGCTGATCGCGGTCAACCTGATCCTCCTGGTTGGAGCCGGTTCGTGA
- a CDS encoding protoporphyrinogen/coproporphyrinogen oxidase translates to MSPDLDVAVVGAGIAGLAAAYRLRAQGRSVHVFESAEDVGGRMRTLRRGGYLADTGAEMIGSTGYPATWRLLDDLRISRDDVPLIGADLAMWRDDRAHRHVGDPRALLTGAGLGVAARLDLIALLGGAAARRKAYDVDAPEATPLGTRTIAEIAKGDLHDYLLQPLAGGYFGWDTAEACAGPFVSHLLAVGATKTFRTYRDGMDAVARRLAEEVEVSTGVPVREVATTGTGARLVADRTPLTARTVVLAVPAPVAADLHPGAPEYVRLCRYRSMIKVVCPLSRPLDALPGSFALAVPEVENDVLAGVVFDDRKHLGRVPAGRGMVSLVVSPGAVPELIGASDDEISRTLVAHAEQYLPGLAHALRDTVVSRFEHGLPMPTAAALAARAEFAERPPAAVEYAGDWYALRPSSEAAVRSAELVAERLSTADSPAVARG, encoded by the coding sequence GTGAGCCCAGATCTGGATGTCGCCGTCGTCGGAGCCGGGATCGCGGGCCTGGCCGCCGCGTACCGCCTGCGCGCGCAGGGCAGGTCCGTGCACGTCTTCGAGTCGGCCGAGGACGTCGGCGGCCGCATGCGCACCCTGCGCCGCGGCGGGTACCTCGCCGACACCGGCGCCGAGATGATCGGCAGCACCGGCTACCCGGCCACCTGGCGGCTCCTCGACGACCTGCGGATCAGCCGCGACGACGTGCCGCTGATCGGCGCGGACCTGGCCATGTGGCGCGACGACCGCGCGCACCGGCACGTCGGCGACCCGCGCGCGCTGCTCACCGGCGCCGGGCTCGGCGTCGCCGCGAGGCTCGACCTGATCGCCCTGCTCGGCGGTGCGGCGGCGCGGCGCAAGGCCTACGACGTCGACGCGCCGGAGGCCACCCCGCTGGGCACCCGCACCATCGCCGAGATCGCCAAGGGCGACCTGCACGACTACCTGCTGCAGCCGCTGGCGGGCGGCTACTTCGGTTGGGACACCGCCGAAGCGTGCGCGGGTCCGTTCGTCAGCCACCTGCTGGCGGTCGGCGCGACCAAGACCTTCCGCACCTACCGCGACGGCATGGACGCCGTGGCGCGCAGGCTGGCCGAGGAGGTCGAGGTCAGCACGGGCGTCCCGGTCCGCGAGGTGGCCACCACCGGGACCGGTGCGCGGCTGGTCGCCGACCGCACCCCGCTGACCGCGCGGACCGTCGTGCTCGCCGTGCCCGCACCGGTCGCCGCCGACCTGCACCCCGGTGCGCCGGAGTACGTGCGGCTGTGCCGGTACCGGTCGATGATCAAGGTGGTCTGCCCGCTGTCGCGGCCGCTGGACGCGCTGCCGGGGTCGTTCGCGCTGGCCGTGCCCGAGGTGGAGAACGACGTCCTGGCCGGGGTGGTGTTCGACGACCGCAAGCACCTCGGCCGGGTGCCCGCCGGGCGGGGCATGGTCAGCCTGGTGGTCAGCCCCGGCGCGGTGCCGGAGCTGATCGGGGCCAGCGACGACGAGATCAGCCGGACCCTGGTCGCGCACGCCGAGCAGTACCTGCCCGGTCTCGCGCACGCGTTGCGCGACACCGTGGTCAGCCGGTTCGAGCACGGCCTGCCGATGCCGACCGCCGCCGCGCTCGCCGCCCGCGCCGAGTTCGCCGAGCGCCCGCCCGCCGCCGTCGAGTACGCGGGCGACTGGTACGCGTTGCGCCCCAGCAGCGAGGCCGCGGTCCGCTCCGCCGAACTGGTCGCCGAACGCCTGTCCACAGCGGACTCCCCGGCGGTGGCCCGTGGCTGA